Within the Aeromicrobium sp. Root236 genome, the region TGAAGTCCGCGACCCGCAACTCGCGTGCCTCAGACCACCGAAGGCCAGTCCAGGCCAGCAGCCAGACGACATCGGCCAGGTGCTCGTCATGGGCGGCGATGTCGCTGCGGACCTCGACCAGCTCCGGCTCGATGAACGGCTGCATGCCCTGGGCCGGAACCAGCTGGTGCGCCACGCTCGTACGAGCGACCGGGTTGTCGATGCGCAGTCGCTCGCGCACGGTCCACGAGAAGAAGCCCGACAACACGGCGCGGAACCTCCTGACCGACGATTCCGCGTACCGGCGAGACCAGGCATCCAGGACGCGCTGGACCTCGCGATCGGTGACGCGCCCGGCGTGCAGGTTGCCAAGGTTGGGCGGCATCAGCTTCACCATCTCCATGTCGGCCTTGTAGGTCTTCACCGCGACCGTGTGCCGGCGCGACTCCATGTAGGTGGCGAACGCCTTACGGCACTGGACCTCCCCGGCACGCGGATCGGTGCCGCCGGCCAGCGCCGCCTTCTCGCGACTGAGCCATCCGTCGGCTTCGCGCTTGGTGTCGAACGTCTTGCTGGTGACGTACTCGCGACCGTTCTTGAGCGTCGCTCGCCAGCGACCCGAGCGGTCTTTTCGGACAGGCATCAGGAAGCCCGTTCCTCGATGTACGCGAGCAGCTCGTCCTCGCGATAGCGCGGCGTGTGATCGGTGACCCACACGAACCGCGGGCCCTTACCGGTCTGGCGCAACCGGCACAGCGTTGAAGGCGTGACGCCGAGGATCTTCCCAACCTGGGCCGGCGTCAGCAGCTGAATCTCTGTCATGGCACTCGTCCGTCCTCCCACCCCGATAGTGGATAGCCATCCGACCCTCCAGTCTGAGCCGGTGAGGTGGGGAACGTTCCGACTCGAACGACATCTGTGGAGAACCGGTTGCATGGCCCGTGCCTGTGGAATACGGGCACAACCCCTAAGGCCTGATTCCATGCGTCGTAGGGCCAGAGAACGTCGAACTTTCGGGGGGACGTTGGGAGGGGAACGTTCCTTTCGCCGCTCTCGACAGTCTTGAGCCGCGGATTTGCAGCACGACGGTCACTCATCTGGTCCCAAGGCAAGGGAGGAGCGCACTCTCAGTTGCCGGCGGGGTTCCAGCGGTCGCGGTTCCAAACGCTCGATGTTTCGTGCGCTCCGATGGAAATCGCGATCCGAATCATGTGTTCTGTCAGGTCGTGAAGGCGGTCGCACATCCCCGCCAAATAGGTAGACGCGTCCGTCCGCTGCCCCTGGATCACTAGGCCAGTGACCTTGCCTGCTTCGTGGTGTCTCGAAAGACTGTCCTGGTGTGCGGCGCGGTTCCTAAGGCGCCGCAGTTGAGCTAGCCACCCGGCTGGTTCCAGATGGGTCTCGCCTTCGATTGCAGCGTCAATCTCGAGGATCAAGCGCCACACACTGTCGTTCGCGATGTCCGACTGCTTAAGCATGTCGCGACACCGCTCCCATCTGTATCGAAACACTGGAAGTCGGTCATCGACGCTGACGTCGCGAGCCTCCTCGACGGCGCGGATGAGAAGAGTAATGCCGGCGTCAAACGCGCTCGAGAGACTATTCAACGCACCGTCTAGGGCCATCTCAATTCCGACCATCCGGTCGAATGAGCCTTCAGGGCCGCCGAGTTCAATTAGCGCTCGGGTATGCCAATCTGCCGACCAAACCCGGTATCGAATCCATGCGACGCCACCATCGCTGCCAGTCAGGTCAAAATAGTGGGGGCCAGCCGGCCAGCGCACGTCGCTGGAGGTTTGCCCAGTTCCCGGCCCTGCTGCTTCGGACGGATCCACGGGATGATCCAATCACGGACCTCACCGCTGCTCCGGTCACCGAAGCCAGAAGAGGAATGACACGAGTACGAACGCCCTGCAGAGTGCGATTGGCGGACCAGTCCTCATTCCCTGTTTTTGAGACGTTTGTCGACTCCTGCACGCAACGACATCTCGACTCGGTCGAACCTCTCGATCTGCTCCTGAAGTGTTTGCTGCTGAGCATCAGATCGTCCGGCGGCTGCACGAGTTCGCTCGACGTCTCGGGTTGTGTGCAGGTTCAATCTCACGATCGCGATCGCTCCGGACGCAGCGCCTTGAGCTGCACGTACCGCCAGCGCTGAGTCACCACGTGCTGAAAGGAAGCCGACCTGGAAGGTAAGAACGCCGACCTCACCGACCCTCAGAAGACGATCGACCATGTCCAATGGTAGGTCCGTGGCACGCCAGGAGGCTCTGGCAAGGCGGTCATTGATCTGCCTTCGGGCGGCGCTATCGGGCGGTGAGTCGTCACGCTCACGCCGCAGGGTGATGACCTCATCGAAGATCTCTGAGTCCGTTTGAAACGCCTTCTCTAGCCAGCCCTCGATATCAGCCAACTCAGAGTCGTGTGTGCCCAGGATGGGCGCTGCCTCTTCATACCCGGGTCTACCCGTGGTTAGCGCCGCCACAGTTTGGCAGAGCTTGATCGCCAGCAGTCCCAGTAGTGCGGCCGCCGAACCAGACCCAGGCTTGTGACTGCCTGCGCCGAACTTCTTGAGCAGGTCCCGCGTCTCGAGGCTCAGCAGGTCGTCCATGCGGAAATTCTAGGTGCGAGACCGTCTACGCTCCCGTGGTTTCGAATCACGGCTGGCAGCATGACTCTATGTCCGAAAGCCCCGCTGACTTCGAGATTCGAATCCTTGAGGCTGCGGACGACGCTCTAGTGTCCTCGGTCG harbors:
- a CDS encoding site-specific integrase, with product MPVRKDRSGRWRATLKNGREYVTSKTFDTKREADGWLSREKAALAGGTDPRAGEVQCRKAFATYMESRRHTVAVKTYKADMEMVKLMPPNLGNLHAGRVTDREVQRVLDAWSRRYAESSVRRFRAVLSGFFSWTVRERLRIDNPVARTSVAHQLVPAQGMQPFIEPELVEVRSDIAAHDEHLADVVWLLAWTGLRWSEARELRVADFIEVPMPRLVVRRSAPESVEAKSTKSGRTRHIPLSEELLPLVRSMAKDKGADDLLLTSSSGGRLHAAGFKRSIRWATTGRGRRLHDLRHTAACLWLASGVSISTVQAWLGHSSLQTTQIYVHYLGDSADRADLEVLNRRGSAGGARPNSSNPNFP
- a CDS encoding AlpA family transcriptional regulator, which produces MTEIQLLTPAQVGKILGVTPSTLCRLRQTGKGPRFVWVTDHTPRYREDELLAYIEERAS
- a CDS encoding cyclodeaminase/cyclohydrolase family protein, encoding MDDLLSLETRDLLKKFGAGSHKPGSGSAAALLGLLAIKLCQTVAALTTGRPGYEEAAPILGTHDSELADIEGWLEKAFQTDSEIFDEVITLRRERDDSPPDSAARRQINDRLARASWRATDLPLDMVDRLLRVGEVGVLTFQVGFLSARGDSALAVRAAQGAASGAIAIVRLNLHTTRDVERTRAAAGRSDAQQQTLQEQIERFDRVEMSLRAGVDKRLKNRE